The Amaranthus tricolor cultivar Red isolate AtriRed21 chromosome 2, ASM2621246v1, whole genome shotgun sequence genome contains the following window.
tacatatatatatatatatatatatatacacatatatatatatatatatatatatatatatatatatatatatatatatatatatatacatatatatatatatatatatatatatatatatatatatatatatatatatatatatatatatagaggaggGATTTattgagaagggtaagaagggttctacacccttgatttcactaaaaaaaatctatggtcatgattgagccaaaaactcataattgtaaaagtaactttGTTACACAGAAAGATTacaatgaaataatttttaaaatattcttaatttataacatagtgtcttatatctatgtatatagtaatcaaacaaaatcaaacaaaatcaaacaaaatccttCGTAGCTTtctgattttaaaatctttcttatttgatcatatatatatatatatatatatatatatatatatatatatatatatatatatatatatatatatatatatatatatatatatatatatatatatatatatatatatatatatatatatatatatatatatatatatatatatatatatatatatatatatatatatatatatatatatatatatatatatatatatatatacatatatagttgGTTTTAGGAAATAAATACTTCTGTTATTCGTGTATATTAGATTAGTGgcttaattttctttgtttcctTATTCTACTAGGAATTAGGTTATtggtgtataatatatataggattgctattaaatacaaaaattattgaTAAACTCCTATTGAATGTTTTCAAGCTAACTGCAATTTGGTGATAGTATCTTGTATTCCAGCCTCCAGCCTCCAGCCTCCAGCCTCCAGCCTCCAGGTAACAATATAGAATAAGGAGTATGTCTAATTCCATAATCCAATTGCCAGATCACATTCTTTGTTACTTCTTATCTTTGCTACCATTAAGAGATGCCGCTAGAATAAGGTCGTTAGTATATGAATGGAGATTTCTTCGTGATGTACGCTTTTATCTCCTCTTTGATTCTTATAATGTGATGGGAAAAGAAATCTGTTGTTTTACAGATGAAAATCGATGCAAATTTGTGGCGGCTATTGATCAATTTATGCAATTTTGGAGCGGAACCAAAATAAGCATGTTACATATCAATATCGACCTTGGAAAAGAACACACTTCACATATTAACAGGTGGATTCAATTTGCTATTCAAAAGGGCGTTGAGAAAATTGATCTTAATTTGATTAGAACAGATGCAAATCGTGAAAGCTATTTGTTCCCTTATGTTTTCAAGCCATGTTCTTTGGATTCTTTGCGCTTGAAGTGTTTACGATTGAATAATTGCAAATTGGATGGTTATTATCATAGAAACGTAAGTTGGTTAAGTCGTATAATTACACTGGAATTGAGTCGTGTTCCTT
Protein-coding sequences here:
- the LOC130805670 gene encoding F-box protein At3g59000-like yields the protein MSNSIIQLPDHILCYFLSLLPLRDAARIRSLVYEWRFLRDVRFYLLFDSYNVMGKEICCFTDENRCKFVAAIDQFMQFWSGTKISMLHINIDLGKEHTSHINRWIQFAIQKGVEKIDLNLIRTDANRESYLFPYVFKPCSLDSLRLKCLRLNNCKLDGYYHRNVSWLSRIITLELSRVPLKMRDILAIFAGDSNLKSVTLSDCCLPTVVRINGSNCLKNLTIDELERSVTIKLNCPNLE